A window from Heliangelus exortis chromosome 17, bHelExo1.hap1, whole genome shotgun sequence encodes these proteins:
- the CEP20 gene encoding centrosomal protein 20 isoform X3, with protein sequence MATVAELKAVLKDTLEKRGALGEIKAWIRAEVFKALHDESEPRPQLSHENFLINELFREYLEFNNYKYTASVLTAESGQPEVPLDRQFLARELNIVEDANGKSV encoded by the exons ATGGCGACGGTGGCGGAGCTGAAAGCAG TTTTAAAGGACACGCTGGAAAAAAGAGGTGCACttggagaaataaaagcatggATCAGAGCTGAAGTTTTTAAGGCACTGCATGACGAGAGTGAACCACGGCCACAACTGTCTCATGAAAATTTCTTAATCAATGAACTATTTCGTGAATACCTGGAATTTAACAACTATAAATACACAGCATCTGTTTTAACTGCAG AATCTGGCCAGCCTGAAGTGCCCCTGGATAGACAGTTTCTTGCCAGAGAGCTGAACATAGTTGAAGATGCAAATGGAAAATCAGTGTAA
- the CEP20 gene encoding centrosomal protein 20 isoform X1 gives MATVAELKAVLKDTLEKRGALGEIKAWIRAEVFKALHDESEPRPQLSHENFLINELFREYLEFNNYKYTASVLTAESGQPEVPLDRQFLARELNIVEDANGKSVPLLYGILSSLLHGDKEESTQNTFPKASLLNYPKQNLGKPPTERNHKDRIPEPGRMAGTSTEEPLVLQNIHR, from the exons ATGGCGACGGTGGCGGAGCTGAAAGCAG TTTTAAAGGACACGCTGGAAAAAAGAGGTGCACttggagaaataaaagcatggATCAGAGCTGAAGTTTTTAAGGCACTGCATGACGAGAGTGAACCACGGCCACAACTGTCTCATGAAAATTTCTTAATCAATGAACTATTTCGTGAATACCTGGAATTTAACAACTATAAATACACAGCATCTGTTTTAACTGCAG AATCTGGCCAGCCTGAAGTGCCCCTGGATAGACAGTTTCTTGCCAGAGAGCTGAACATAGTTGAAGATGCAAATGGAAAATCAGT ACCTCTCTTGTACGgaattctctcttctctcttacATGGTGATAAAGAAGAAAGTACCCAGAATACCTTTCCAAAAGCATCTTTGCTGAATTATCCAAAGCAGAACCTTGGCAAACCACCTACTGAGAGAAATCACAAAG ATAGAATTCCAGAACCAGGAAGGATGGCTGGCACAAGCACTGAAGAACCCCTTGTTTTACAAAATATACACAGATGA
- the CEP20 gene encoding centrosomal protein 20 isoform X4 has product MATVAELKAVLKDTLEKRGALGEIKAWIRAEVFKALHDESEPRPQLSHENFLINELFREYLEFNNYKYTASVLTAALRIQGESLFQNLASLKCPWIDSFLPES; this is encoded by the exons ATGGCGACGGTGGCGGAGCTGAAAGCAG TTTTAAAGGACACGCTGGAAAAAAGAGGTGCACttggagaaataaaagcatggATCAGAGCTGAAGTTTTTAAGGCACTGCATGACGAGAGTGAACCACGGCCACAACTGTCTCATGAAAATTTCTTAATCAATGAACTATTTCGTGAATACCTGGAATTTAACAACTATAAATACACAGCATCTGTTTTAACTGCAG CCTTAAGAATTCAGGGGGAATCTCTTTTCCAGAATCTGGCCAGCCTGAAGTGCCCCTGGATAGACAGTTTCTTGCCAGAGAGCTGA
- the CEP20 gene encoding centrosomal protein 20 isoform X2 produces MATVAELKAESGQPEVPLDRQFLARELNIVEDANGKSVPLLYGILSSLLHGDKEESTQNTFPKASLLNYPKQNLGKPPTERNHKDRIPEPGRMAGTSTEEPLVLQNIHR; encoded by the exons ATGGCGACGGTGGCGGAGCTGAAAGCAG AATCTGGCCAGCCTGAAGTGCCCCTGGATAGACAGTTTCTTGCCAGAGAGCTGAACATAGTTGAAGATGCAAATGGAAAATCAGT ACCTCTCTTGTACGgaattctctcttctctcttacATGGTGATAAAGAAGAAAGTACCCAGAATACCTTTCCAAAAGCATCTTTGCTGAATTATCCAAAGCAGAACCTTGGCAAACCACCTACTGAGAGAAATCACAAAG ATAGAATTCCAGAACCAGGAAGGATGGCTGGCACAAGCACTGAAGAACCCCTTGTTTTACAAAATATACACAGATGA